From one Rosa rugosa chromosome 4, drRosRugo1.1, whole genome shotgun sequence genomic stretch:
- the LOC133706796 gene encoding dirigent protein 5-like produces the protein MSTIVAKSSILLRTFMLVFPSVLATKNPFEESKPCKRLVLYYHDTLFNGTDATNATSATVANITGLDREHKFGMLVVFNDPLTKDHHLLSPAVGRAQGFYFYDMKDDYTAWFAYTLVFNSSEHKGTLNIMGADLMYEKTRDLSVVGGTGDFFMARGICTFQTDTFQGDYYFRLKMDIKLYECY, from the coding sequence ATGTCAACTATAGTAGCAAAAAGTTCCATTCTTTTGAGGACCTTCATGTTGGTGTTCCCATCTGTTTTGGCAACCAAAAATCCATTCGAAGAGTCGAAACCATGCAAGAGGCTTGTGCTCTATTACCACGACACCCTATTTAACGGCACGGATGCGACCAATGCAACATCTGCTACTGTAGCCAATATAACAGGGCTTGACAGAGAGCACAAGTTTGGTATGCTGGTTGTCTTCAACGATCCTCTGACCAAAGACCACCATCTTCTGTCTCCTGCCGTCGGAAGAGCTCAAGGCTTCTATTTCTATGACATGAAGGACGACTACACTGCTTGGTTTGCCTACACTTTGGTGTTCAACTCGAGCGAGCACAAGGGTACACTCAATATCATGGGGGCGGATTTGATGTATGAAAAGACTAGGGATCTTTCGGTTGTCGGAGGGACGGGAGATTTCTTCATGGCTAGAGGGATTTGCACATTTCAAACTGATACTTTTCAGGGTGACTACTATTTTCGCCTTAAGATGGATATCAAGTTGTATGAATGTTATTAG
- the LOC133745514 gene encoding cation/H(+) antiporter 18-like: MASNGSAGHTCPPPMKATSNGVFQGDDPLHFALPLAILQICIVVAVTRGLAYLLRPLRQPRVVAEIIGGVLLGPSALGRNKTYLQAIFPPKSITVLDTLANLGLLFFLFLAGLEIDPKAIRQTGKKALAIATVGISLPFALGIGSSFVLRATISKGVDFTAFLVFMGVALSITAFPVLARILAELKLLTTEIGRLAMSAAAVNDVAAWVLLALAIALSGNNQSPLVSLWVLLSGSAFVICAILVVPPIFKWMAQRCHEGEPIDEIYVCATLTAVLAAGFITDTIGIHAMFGAFVIGVLVPKEGPFAGSLVEKVEDLVSGLFLPLYFVSSGLKTNVATIQGVQSWGLLVLVIFTACFGKIFGTVMVSLLCKVPVREALALGFLMNTKGLVELIVLNIGKDRKVLNDQTFAIMVLMALFTTFITTPLVTAVYKPAKRARMADYKYKTIERKNTNSQLRILSCFHSARNIPSIINLLEASRGTKKREGLCVYAMHLKELSERSSAILMVHKARRNGLPFWNKGQRSNSDNVVVAFEAYQQLSRVSIRPMTEISSVSNMHEDICATAESKRAAIIILPFHKHQRLDGTLETTRNDFRGVNKRVLEHAPCSVGILVDRGLGGATHIAASNVSYFITVLYFGGRDDREALAYGARMAEHPGIRLVVIRFLVEPEIVGEISTINIDHNSGSKVGSVDEEFLAEFKHTIANDNSITYEEKVVRNEAQTVGVIREIGRCNLFLVGRSPGGEVALALNRRSECPELGPVGSLLISPDFPTQASVLVVQQYNGQVPLNLASEMEEVSPDDDTEST, translated from the exons ATGGCTTCGAATGGTTCAGCAGGACATACATGTCCGCCTCCGATGAAGGCGACATCAAATGGTGTATTCCAGGGTGATGATCCCCTTCATTTTGCACTGCCTCTTGCGATTTTGCAGATATGTATAGTAGTTGCTGTCACTCGCGGTCTTGCCTATCTTCTGAGGCCACTAAGACAGCCGCGAGTCGTTGCTGAGATTATT ggaggagtactactTGGTCCATCAGCTCTAGGACGAAACAAAACTTATCTCCAGGCAATATTTCCACCAAAGAGTATCACGGTGTTAGACACCTTAGCAAACCTTGGTCTCCTGTTCTTTCTATTCTTGGCTGGCCTAGAAATAGATCCTAAAGCCATTCGCCAGACTGGAAAAAAAGCCCTTGCCATTGCCACAGTAGGAATCAGTCTCCCATTTGCATTAGGAATTGGTTCATCTTTTGTCCTCCGAGCAACCATATCCAAAGGGGTAGATTTTACTGCCTTTCTTGTGTTCATGGGTGTGGCCCTTTCTATAACTGCTTTCCCTGTTTTAGCACGTATTCTGGCCGAGCTGAAACTTTTGACCACTGAAATTGGAAGATTGGCTATGTCGGCTGCAGCAGTTAATGATGTGGCAGCCTGGGTTCTGCTTGCTCTTGCCATTGCCCTATCCGGCAATAACCAATCTCCCCTTGTTTCATTGTGGGTCTTATTGTCTGGATCTGCCTTTGTCATTTGTGCAATTCTAGTTGTACCCCCAATCTTCAAATGGATGGCTCAACGGTGTCATGAAGGTGAACCCATTGATGAGATCTACGTGTGCGCTACACTTACTGCTGTTCTGGCAGCTGGGTTTATAACTGATACAATTGGAATTCACGCCATGTTTGGTGCTTTTGTGATTGGAGTTCTTGTTCCGAAGGAGGGGCCATTTGCAGGTAGTCTTGTGGAAAAAGTAGAAGATCTTGTGTCTGGTCTCTTTCTTCCATTGTACTTTGTCTCAAGTGGACTGAAGACCAATGTAGCCACAATTCAGGGAGTTCAGTCTTGGGGTCTATTAGTTTTGGTCATATTTACTGCCTGTTTTGGGAAGATTTTCGGGACTGTTATGGTGTCTCTTTTATGCAAGGTGCCTGTCCGGGAGGCTTTAGCTCTTGGGTTCCTAATGAACACTAAAGGGTTGGTGGAGCTCATTGTCCTCAACATTGGCAAAgatagaaag GTTTTGAATGACCAGACTTTTGCCATTATGGTTCTAATGGCTCTGTTTACTACTTTCATCACCACACCTCTTGTCACTGCTGTGTATAAGCCAGCAAAAAGAGCCAGAATGGCTGATTACAAGTATAAAACAATTGAAAGGAAGAATACGAACTCCCAGTTAAGGATCTTGTCCTGTTTTCATAGTGCCAGAAACATTCCATCTATTATAAATCTGCTTGAGGCctcacgaggcacaaagaagcGGGAAGGCCTTTGTGTTTATGCAATGCACCTGAAGGAGCTCTCTGAGAGGTCATCGGCTATACTAATGGTACACAAGGCAAGAAGGAATGGGTTACCCTTCTGGAATAAGGGACAGCGATCAAATTCTGACAATGTTGTTGTGGCATTCGAGGCATACCAACAATTAAGCCGGGTGTCCATCAGGCCAATGACTGAAATCTCTTCAGTTTCTAACATGCACGAGGACATTTGTGCCACTGCTGAGAGCAAAAGAGCTGCAATCATAATTCTTCCATTCCATAAGCACCAGAGGCTAGATGGTACATTAGAGACTACCCGAAATGACTTCCGCGGGGTTAACAAGAGAGTTCTTGAGCATGCACCATGCTCAGTTGGAATTCTAGTCGACCGCGGGCTTGGTGGAGCTACGCATATTGCTGCAAGTAATGTTTCTTATTTCATTACAGTTCTTTACTTTGGGGGCCGTGATGACCGTGAAGCCCTTGCCTATGGGGCTCGCATGGCCGAGCACCCTGGTATCCGTTTAGTGGTCATTCGCTTCTTAGTGGAACCTGAGATTGTTGGGGAGATATCCACAATTAATATTGATCACAATTCTGGCAGCAAAGTGGGGTCAGTAGATGAGGAGTTCCTCGCTGAATTCAAGCATACAATTGCCAATGATAACTCAATCACATACGAAGAGAAGGTAGTCAGAAATGAGGCACAAACCGTTGGTGTGATTCGTGAGATAGGCCGATGCAATCTGTTTCTGGTCGGGCGAAGTCCTGGTGGTGAAGTAGCCTTGGCCCTAAATAGGAGGAGTGAGTGCCCGGAATTGGGGCCTGTGGGAAGCTTGTTGATTTCGCCAGATTTCCCTACACAAGCATCAGTGTTGGTAGTGCAACAGTACAACGGTCAGGTACCGTTGAATTTGGCCTCGGAGATGGAGGAAGTGTCACCTGATGACGATACAGAATCGACCTAG
- the LOC133742194 gene encoding dirigent protein 5-like has protein sequence MATFVEKICFIILILIAFQSVSATKHSIIESKPCKRFVLYYHDILFNGTDVANATSARAANGTGLGNYQFGMLVVFNDPLTKDHHLLSPAVGRAQGFFFYDMKDDYTAWFAYTLVFNSSEHKGTLNIMGADLMYAETRDLSVVGGTGDFFMARGICTFKTDTFQGANYFRLQMDIKLYECY, from the coding sequence ATGGCAACTTTTGTAGAAAAAATTTGTTTCATCATTTTGATCCTCATTGCATTCCAATCTGTTTCGGCAACGAAACATTCAATCATAGAGTCGAAACCATGCAAGAGGTTCGTGCTCTATTACCACGACATCCTTTTCAATGGCACTGATGTGGCAAATGCTACATCTGCTAGGGCAGCAAATGGGACGGGGCTCGGCAACTACCAGTTTGGTATGCTGGTTGTCTTCAATGATCCTCTGACCAAAGACCACCATCTTCTGTCTCCTGCCGTCGGAAGAGCTCAAGGCTTCTTTTTCTATGACATGAAGGACGACTACACTGCCTGGTTTGCCTACACTTTGGTGTTCAACTCGAGCGAGCACAAGGGTACACTCAATATCATGGGGGCGGATTTGATGTATGCCGAGACTAGGGATCTTTCAGTGGTTGGAGGAACGGGAGATTTCTTCATGGCTAGAGGGATTTGCACATTCAAGACTGATACTTTTCAGGGTGCCAACTATTTTCGTCTCCAAATGGACATCAAGTTGTATGAATGTTATTAA